The Heliomicrobium gestii genomic sequence ACGCGGGGCGCCGGCGGCGGTGTTCGTCTCGCTGTCGAGGGGGGGACGATCACCTTGCAGGCGGTCATCGAGGTGGTCGAGGGGCCCATCGCCATCAACCGCTGCCTGGTGGCCGCTGGCGCCTGCCCGAACCAGGCGGGGTGCCCCCTCCATCATGTCTGGGCGCGGGCCCAGGGCGCCATGCTGGATGTTCTCGCCAACACGACGATCGCCGACCTGGCCCGGGCGAAACGGGCCATCGGGGAAACGGGGTCCGGGGAGGGAGCCCCTGCCTGCTGCGGCGGGTAATGGTCAGCAAGGGGAGGAATGCCGATGTTTCGGACACTACGGAAACAAGAGCGGGAACTGGCGTCTGTTGAGACGATCGAACTGTTGAGAACCGGCGAATACGGGATTTTATCGACGGTAGGCGAAGAGGGATACGCCTACGGCGTGCCTGTAAGCTATGCCTATTTTGACGAAGCCGTCTACGTTCATTGCGCCCCGGAAGGGCACAAAGTAGATAACATACGATACAACGACAAGGTATCTTTTTGTGTCGTCGGGAAAACGTGCCTGTTGCCGGAGAAATTCAGCACCAAGTATGAGAGCGTCATCTTGTTTGGGCGAGCCAGCGAGGTATGTGATCAGGAAAAAAGGGCGGCCCTGGTAAAACTGATCGAAAAATACTCGCCCGATCATCGGGAGCGCGGCGAGGCCTATATCGAAAAAGCATGTTGCCAGACGAGGGTCATCAAAATCGCCGTTGAGCACATAACGGGCAAGGCAAGAAAGTGAAGGATGCAAGAGGCGCATCGACGTGGGCGTCTCTTGCATCTTCTCTTTTAACGAAAAACCTTCCGCGGTTGGGGCCGGGAAAAATCAGAAACACTAGGTGCGGGTAAAGGAGGCGGTAGGGCCTTATGGACGCGCAGACACCCATCCCGCCCGGTTTTTCCGATATGCTCGCGCCCCGGGGGGCGAACAAGCAGCGAGACAAGAAGACCTTTGCCATCGTGCCCCACCATCCCGGCGGCTTCATGAGCCCGAACCAGTTGATGCGGATCGCCCAGGTGGCCCAAAAATACGCCACCACGGTCAATGTGACCTCGGGTCAGCAGATCATGCTGATCGGCCTGCAGCGGGAGAACGTGGAAAAGGCCTGGCAGGAGTTGGGCCGTGAGCCCGAGGGCCTCTTGGGTCCCCGGTGCCGCGGCGTCCGTTTCTGCCCCGGCATCGCCTTCTGCAAGCGCGCCACCTCGGACAGCATCGGCTTGGGGACGTTGCTGGACAAAAAATTTCGCGGCATGGACATGCCCAACAAAGTGAAGATGAGCGTGGCCGGCTGCTACCTCTCCTGCACCGCCCCAGCCATCCGTGACATTGGCATCATCGGCCTTGATCATGATCGCTACCGGATCCTGATCGGCGGCGCCGGCGGCCATGCGCCCCGCCTGGCCGACCTGTTCATCGAAGGGGTGAACCGCAAGCAGGTCCTGGCCATCTGTGAGCGCCTGCTCCATTACTACCGGGAACGGGCCAACCCCGGCGAGCGCATGGGCGAGTTTGTGCCCCGCTTCGGCCTCGATCGGATCCGGCGGGAGGTGCTCGGCGACATGGCCGATCTGCCCCGCTGGCCGACGGCGCAAGAGGAGGCGCAGCGGCACGTCCAGCCGGGAGAACTGTTTTCCCTGGAGACGCAGACGGGTGGCGAGCCGAGTTGCCCCTTGCCCTGATCCGATCGTGTCCCGTGCAACTGGAAAAATAAGGGATCACCATCGATCGACACCAGAAAAACACCAGCGGGAGGTGTGAAGGCATGATCACCAAGGACATGATCATCGGTGATGTCGTCGCCCAGTATCCGGAGACGGTTCCTGTCTTTCAATCCTTTGGCATGCAGTGTCTTGGCTGTCCCTCAGCCCGCGGCGAATCGGTGGAAAAGGCGGCCGGTGTCCACGGCTTTGACGCCGATCGGCTGGTGGAGGCGCTCAATGAGGCGCTAAAAAAATAGTCCACCAACCGGTTCGAGGGGGGAGAAAAGAACGAACCGTCGTAGATTTCTAGCGCAAAACCGGAATAGGACGAGATAGAACCGCAAAAGAGGATCGAGGGAAAACAGGGAGTCGGCATGGCATCCGATTCCTTTTTTTATCGCCGTTCATTCACCGAGTCAGATCCTTTGGCCGGTCCGGTCAAGAAAACTCTTTGCCACCTCGCGGCAGGCGGTTTACAATGATAATCGCCGGATGCCAAAGGAGGAATGTGCCGGTGACCTTGGCCAGATGGATGCATCTATTGTGGGAAAACAATGCCTTGCATTTACATAACCTGATCTATCATTCCAGAGAAGACCTGCAACTGAGCAACGACCTGGTCCAGGAACTGCTCGTCATTGAGGAGCGGGTGGCTGCCGCTGGAACGGAGGGGATCCTCCCGGCCAGCCTGCCCCGGCATGTGGCCGACTCGATCGCCCGGCTGAACAAGGTAGGGCTGTTGGAGGTTCAATGCAAGGAAGACCGGGTCTTCCTGTCCTTTGAACCTCTCTTCGATAAACTGTTGAAAGGCCGGATGGGCGACGGCGACGTCAGCCGGCAGTACATGCTGATCATGGAAGAAGTCCAGGAGGAGATCCGACGCCTCGAGGACTTGCGAAACCGCCAGGTGCTCGAGCGGCGCCAGATCGATGAGGAGCGCAAGGCCCTGTTGGAGCGGGAGGAGCGTTTGGCGTCCCGGGACGACGATCTGCGCCGGATGCAGCTGTCGCTGATGGAGAAGGATCAGTCCCTTCATCTGTTGCAGATGCGTCTGGCCGAGGAGGAGCGGCAGTTTCAGGAGGAACGGCGCCAGTTGGATCAGGAACGCTCTGATCTGGAAGGCATGCGCCGGGAACTGGACGATGCGATCAAGCTGCATACGGAGCGGCAGACGGGCTATGGGCCGTCGGCATCTGCCGGCGCTTTGCCGCTGGGCGCGCCGGCGGGGTATGGCGCGATGGCGAACGGCGCTGGTTCGTCCGCCGGCCTGAGCGCTGCCCCCGGCTATGGTCCCGCCGCTGCGCTGGGAGGCGCGCGCGGCAGCCAGTTCCCCCCTTCTGTCATGGAAGACAACGGTCCCTTGATGCACTTTTTGCAGCAGTTGCGGGGCGGGGCGGCCAACGCCGAAGAGGCCCGCGACCTTCGCAAGATCCAGATGCGCCATCACTGGTCTGACGCTTTTTTGCTTGATTTTTTGCAGGCGGCGGCCCGCGGCGGCGTCCGCGCCATTCCGGAGTTTCGCCGCCAGGCCGAGATGGTCGCCGCCTGGGGGATTGCCGGTTCGGACAAATTGGCCGAGTTTTTCGGCAAAAAGACCTATCTTGAGGAAAAGGTGTACGAGGTGTGGCTGACCCTGGGCAGCCCCAACAAGATCAACGATATCTTCCGGGACACCTATGTGAAGTGGTCCCAGACCTGGGGCTTTTCCCATGAGGTGATCCTGCGCGCCTGCCAGGAGGCCTACAAGGGCGCGGCCAACCCGAGCATCAACTATGTCGACAAGGTGCTCTCTCGCTGGCATGAGGCCGGTGTGCGGACTGTCGAGGATGGCGAGCGGGAGATCGATCGCTTCCGGCAGCAGCGTTCCCGCGGCGGCGGGGGACGTCCGGCAGGGCATCTGCCCCATGCCGCTTCGGCGTCCCAGCGCGGTCCCCAAGCCGGGGTCAACGTGGTTCCCAAGAGTGAGGAAGAAGCGAAGGCCTACGAACAGTTCCGCGACCTCTAGGAGGAGCGACAATGATCAACCGAGACAACAAACGGCTGCAAAAACAGGCCGAGCGTGATCGACGCGTGGAAAAACTGCACCAGACCTATCCCGAACTGGCCTCGCTGGAACGGCGGCTGCGGTTGACGGGCATCCGCCTCGTTCAGGGGGCCATCGGCCGGCTGACGCCGGAGGAGTTGGCGGCCCTCAATCAAGAGCGGCAGGAATTGACGGCGGCGCGCCGGGACCTTTTGCAACGGCTGCGCATTGACGCCAGCCTGTTTGAGGTTCACTGGGACTGCCCCCGCTGCGAGGATCGCGGCTGGACCGATTTTGGCGTCAAATGCCCCTGCCTGATCCAGGAAGAGATCGACGAGGCCTTTGCCCAATCGGGCCTGACAGGGGATATGAAAAGCCAGACCTTTGCGACCTTCTCCATGGCCTGGTATGAGCGGCAGGAACACCTGCATCCCGGTCTGGCGAGCCGGATGCGGATCGCCGTGGAGCGCTGCCGTGATTTTTCCGACGCCATCATCGCCGGCAGCGGCAAGGGCAACCTGCTCTTTTACGGCACCGTCGGCACGGGCAAGAGTCACCTGTCGAGCGCCATCGCCAACCGTCTTTTGGGGGCCGGAAAGACGGTCATTTACCGCACGATCAGCCAGATCATGAGCAGCATCATGGAGGCCAAATTCGATTTCCAAAACAGCGGGCGCCAGCCGGAGGTGCTCACGGCCTTGCGGTCTGTCGATCTGGTCATCATCGACGACTTAGGGACGGAGAAGCCCACCGACTTTGTCGTCACGGAACTCTTTGAATTGGTCAACGACCGGTTGCGGATGGGCAAACCGATGGTGGTTTCGACGAACATCGAGTTGGGCGAGCTGGCCTCTTTTTACAACCATCGCCTGGCCGATCGCCTGATCATGCAGTCCTACTGCATCCTCTTCGAGGGAAAAAGCATCCGCCAGTTGATGAAGGTGGCCGGACACTCGGCCAACGGATAAGGGCAAAGGCCACCTTGCGGCGAAAAGGGGGTGACCCGCCGTGAACGCCCTCGATATCCTGATCGTGAGCCTGATAGCCTTCACCTTTTATCGGGGATACCGCCGGGGATTGCTGGCCTCCCTCTTGGGTGTGGGCGCCTTTTTTTTCGTCTTCCCCTTGGCGACGTCTCTCTATAAGCCGCTGGCGGAACTGCTCGACCGCCAGGTGGGGGCGGTGACGGCCTTGCAGGGATTTTTCCTGCAACGGTTCACCCCGTCGCTCCCGGCGGCCCAGGTGCGTCCCGATGTGGCGCCGAGCCTGAATCTGGAGCGGGTGCTCAAGGACCTGCCCTTGCCCGACTTTTACAAACAGGAGATGGCGAGGCAACTGTCCGACCTGAACATGGTCGCGCCAGAGGGCGTGCGAAACCTGGCCGAACTGGTCGCCAACTATGTGGCCCACTCGGTCTGGAACAGCATCATCTTTGTTCTCTTTTTTCTGGTGATGGCCCTCGGGGTGAAGATGGCCGTCGCCGGTTGGATCCGCCTGCGCGGCGACGGCTTTATCGGCAGGGCCGACAAGCTGCTCGGCGGGGTGCTCGTCTCCCTGACCGCCTGGGTGGTGACGGCGGCCGTCCTGTCCTGGTTTTTCGCCGGTCCTGTCGCCGGGGCGTCGCCGCTGCGGGTGGAGACACAGCCCTTGTACGAGACATCGCGGCTCATGCCCTATGTCAACGCGTCGAATCGGTGGATTGGCGAGCGCTTTACCGGCTACACTTTCCGGTGAACGACCACGTTGTGGCCGCCGGAGGCGACGGCGGCTCGCCGCCCCGGAGGGAATGCGTCCTGAAGCAGCCTGGAGCCCTTTCGTGGGAACAGAGAGGAGCGCGAATATGGAAAACAATGAAAACCACAAGGCAACAAACCCCCTGACCTGGCAGACCGAACCGGTCTGGGACCGCTTGAGCGCCGATGAACGCCAGCAGATGATGGCCTTTGCTGAGGGCTA encodes the following:
- a CDS encoding RrF2 family transcriptional regulator; amino-acid sequence: MEITRKAEYAIAALLDLTLLPPGEFTLSKDIAKRQGIPTNFLPQIMAALSRHGWVESTRGAGGGVRLAVEGGTITLQAVIEVVEGPIAINRCLVAAGACPNQAGCPLHHVWARAQGAMLDVLANTTIADLARAKRAIGETGSGEGAPACCGG
- a CDS encoding pyridoxamine 5'-phosphate oxidase family protein, which encodes MFRTLRKQERELASVETIELLRTGEYGILSTVGEEGYAYGVPVSYAYFDEAVYVHCAPEGHKVDNIRYNDKVSFCVVGKTCLLPEKFSTKYESVILFGRASEVCDQEKRAALVKLIEKYSPDHRERGEAYIEKACCQTRVIKIAVEHITGKARK
- a CDS encoding NAD(P)/FAD-dependent oxidoreductase, translating into MDAQTPIPPGFSDMLAPRGANKQRDKKTFAIVPHHPGGFMSPNQLMRIAQVAQKYATTVNVTSGQQIMLIGLQRENVEKAWQELGREPEGLLGPRCRGVRFCPGIAFCKRATSDSIGLGTLLDKKFRGMDMPNKVKMSVAGCYLSCTAPAIRDIGIIGLDHDRYRILIGGAGGHAPRLADLFIEGVNRKQVLAICERLLHYYRERANPGERMGEFVPRFGLDRIRREVLGDMADLPRWPTAQEEAQRHVQPGELFSLETQTGGEPSCPLP
- a CDS encoding DUF1858 domain-containing protein, with protein sequence MITKDMIIGDVVAQYPETVPVFQSFGMQCLGCPSARGESVEKAAGVHGFDADRLVEALNEALKK
- a CDS encoding DnaD domain-containing protein; protein product: MTLARWMHLLWENNALHLHNLIYHSREDLQLSNDLVQELLVIEERVAAAGTEGILPASLPRHVADSIARLNKVGLLEVQCKEDRVFLSFEPLFDKLLKGRMGDGDVSRQYMLIMEEVQEEIRRLEDLRNRQVLERRQIDEERKALLEREERLASRDDDLRRMQLSLMEKDQSLHLLQMRLAEEERQFQEERRQLDQERSDLEGMRRELDDAIKLHTERQTGYGPSASAGALPLGAPAGYGAMANGAGSSAGLSAAPGYGPAAALGGARGSQFPPSVMEDNGPLMHFLQQLRGGAANAEEARDLRKIQMRHHWSDAFLLDFLQAAARGGVRAIPEFRRQAEMVAAWGIAGSDKLAEFFGKKTYLEEKVYEVWLTLGSPNKINDIFRDTYVKWSQTWGFSHEVILRACQEAYKGAANPSINYVDKVLSRWHEAGVRTVEDGEREIDRFRQQRSRGGGGRPAGHLPHAASASQRGPQAGVNVVPKSEEEAKAYEQFRDL
- a CDS encoding ATP-binding protein, translating into MINRDNKRLQKQAERDRRVEKLHQTYPELASLERRLRLTGIRLVQGAIGRLTPEELAALNQERQELTAARRDLLQRLRIDASLFEVHWDCPRCEDRGWTDFGVKCPCLIQEEIDEAFAQSGLTGDMKSQTFATFSMAWYERQEHLHPGLASRMRIAVERCRDFSDAIIAGSGKGNLLFYGTVGTGKSHLSSAIANRLLGAGKTVIYRTISQIMSSIMEAKFDFQNSGRQPEVLTALRSVDLVIIDDLGTEKPTDFVVTELFELVNDRLRMGKPMVVSTNIELGELASFYNHRLADRLIMQSYCILFEGKSIRQLMKVAGHSANG
- a CDS encoding CvpA family protein, with amino-acid sequence MNALDILIVSLIAFTFYRGYRRGLLASLLGVGAFFFVFPLATSLYKPLAELLDRQVGAVTALQGFFLQRFTPSLPAAQVRPDVAPSLNLERVLKDLPLPDFYKQEMARQLSDLNMVAPEGVRNLAELVANYVAHSVWNSIIFVLFFLVMALGVKMAVAGWIRLRGDGFIGRADKLLGGVLVSLTAWVVTAAVLSWFFAGPVAGASPLRVETQPLYETSRLMPYVNASNRWIGERFTGYTFR